One genomic window of Magnolia sinica isolate HGM2019 chromosome 3, MsV1, whole genome shotgun sequence includes the following:
- the LOC131238927 gene encoding plasma membrane ATPase 2-like: METIAGDQLAIAKETEHWLGMGTNLYPSSSLLGDNKDELVSALPVDELIEKADGFARVLPGDGVNDAPALKKANIGIAMADATDAARSASDIVLIEPGLSIGILHVPLTCSTFEFTYHDMDLFPGSIMTISKDRVKPSQLETQ, from the exons ATGGAAACCATTGCAGGTGATCAATTGGCAATTGCTAAGGAAACCGAGCATTGGTTGGGAATGGGTACAAACTTGTACCCATCTTCATCTCTTCTGGGGGACAACAAGGATGAATTAGTTTCGGCTCTACCTGTGGATGAACTAATTGAGAAAGCTGATGGTTTTGCTAGGGTGCTTCCTG GTGATGGGGTCAATGATGCACCTGCATTAAAGAAAGCAAACATAGGAATTGCAATGGCAGATGCAACAGATGCTGCTCGAAGTGCTTCTGACATAGTTCTAATAGAGCCTGGATTGAGT ATAGGGATTTTGCATGTGCCACTGACCTGTTCCACTTTTGAATTTACGTACCATGACATGGATCTATTTCCAGGTAGTATCATGACAATCTCCAAGGACAGAGTCAAGCCTTCTCAGCTGGAAACTCAGTGA
- the LOC131240024 gene encoding uncharacterized protein LOC131240024 isoform X2 codes for MFIESCMQEHIYYNVPTICIKKLNFCGPDYSIPCGWKVLLVFSVVHIDISLHGSVFEFHPWRWELSSAIEERERLRKDAIAWKKQKSGEVEGGKAHDSLVKVIWFCMQSVSGNGTTAQMPIRLSATYPPLKLGAPKCGI; via the exons atgtttatagaATCATGCATGCAAGAGCACATTTATTATAATGTTCCCACAATCTGTATTAAGAAACTCAATTTCTGTGGTCCAGATTATTCAATTCCATGTGGATGGAAGGTCCTCCTAGTTTTTAGTGTTGTACATATAGACATATCTCTTCATGGAAGTGTCTTTGAGTTCCATCCTTGGAGATGGGAG CTTTCTTCGGCcattgaagaaagagagagactaAGAAAGGATGCTATTGCATGGAAGAAGCAGAAGAGTGGTGAAGTAGAGGGTGGAAAGGCACATGATTCCCTTGTCAAG GTAATTTGGTTCTGCATGCAATCTGTTTCTGGAAATGGCACAACTGCTCAGATGCCGATTCGGTTGAGTGCAACCTATCCACCCTTAAAACTGGGAGCACCCAAATGTGGAATTTAG
- the LOC131240024 gene encoding uncharacterized protein LOC131240024 isoform X1 yields MFIESCMQEHIYYNVPTICIKKLNFCGPDYSIPCGWKVLLVFSVVHIDISLHGSVFEFHPWRWELSSAIEERERLRKDAIAWKKQKSGEVEGGKAHDSLVKADFKRKKYSVPGQVIWFCMQSVSGNGTTAQMPIRLSATYPPLKLGAPKCGI; encoded by the exons atgtttatagaATCATGCATGCAAGAGCACATTTATTATAATGTTCCCACAATCTGTATTAAGAAACTCAATTTCTGTGGTCCAGATTATTCAATTCCATGTGGATGGAAGGTCCTCCTAGTTTTTAGTGTTGTACATATAGACATATCTCTTCATGGAAGTGTCTTTGAGTTCCATCCTTGGAGATGGGAG CTTTCTTCGGCcattgaagaaagagagagactaAGAAAGGATGCTATTGCATGGAAGAAGCAGAAGAGTGGTGAAGTAGAGGGTGGAAAGGCACATGATTCCCTTGTCAAG GctgatttcaaaagaaaaaaatattcaGTTCCAGGACAG GTAATTTGGTTCTGCATGCAATCTGTTTCTGGAAATGGCACAACTGCTCAGATGCCGATTCGGTTGAGTGCAACCTATCCACCCTTAAAACTGGGAGCACCCAAATGTGGAATTTAG